Proteins co-encoded in one Paracoccus aestuarii genomic window:
- the rpoC gene encoding DNA-directed RNA polymerase subunit beta' produces the protein MNQELATNHLNPLAPPRQFDEIKISLASPEEILAWSFGEVKKPETINYRTFKPERDGLFCARIFGPIKDYECLCGKYKRMKYRGLVCEKCGVEVTLQKVRRERMGHIELAAPVAHIWFLKSLPSRIGLMLDMTLRDLERILYFENYVVIEPGLTDLTYGQLLTEEEFLDAQDNYGADAFQADIGAEAIRAMLANIDLGATAEQLREDLKEATGELKPKKIIKRLKIVESFLESGNRPEWMVLTVIPVIPPELRPLVPLDGGRFATSDLNDLYRRVINRNNRLKRLIELRAPDIIVRNEKRMLQESVDALFDNGRRGRVITGNNRRPLKSLSDMLKGKQGRFRQNLLGKRVDFSGRSVIVTGPELKLHQCGLPKKMALELFKPFIYSRLEAKGLSSTVKQAKKLVEKERPEVWDILDEVIREHPVLLNRAPTLHRLGIQAFEPILIEGKAIQLHPLVCSAFNADFDGDQMAVHVPLSLEAQLEARVLMMSTNNVLSPANGAPIIVPSQDMVLGLYYTTMMREGMKGEGMAFANIDEVEHALSAGEVHLHAKIQARIKQIDENGNEVLKRFETTPGRLRLGALLPLNAKAPFELVNRLLRKKDVQVVIDTVYRYCGQKESVIFCDQIMGLGFREAFRAGISFGKDDMVVPDNKWSIVEEVQEQVKEFEQQYLDGLITQGEKYNKVVDAWSKCNDRVTESMMSTISASKRDDAGAEMEPNSVYMMAHSGARGSVNQMKQLGGMRGLMAKPSGEIIETPIISNFKEGLTVLEYFNSTHGARKGLSDTALKTANSGYLTRRLVDVAQDCIIREHDCGTERAITASAAVNDGEVISPLSERVLGRTAAEDVLVPGSDEIIVRGNEVIDERKADAIEAAGVQSVRIRSALTCESEDGICALCYGRDLARGTLVNIGEAVGIIAAQSIGEPGTQLTMRTFHIGGIAQGGQQSFQAASHEGTVNFRNESVLTNANGEQIVMSRNMQILVMDDQGQERASHKLFYGSKLFVKEGERVIRGAKLFEWDPYTLPIIAEKGGIARFVDLMSGMSVRDETDDATGMTQKIVTDWRSAPKGNDLKPEIIIMDEAGEPVRNDQGNPVSYPMSVDAILSVEDGQEIRPGDVVARIPREGARTKDITGGLPRVAELFEARRPKDHAIIAEIDGYVRFGKDYKNKRRISIEPSDEGNSPVEYMVPKGKHIPVQEGDFVQKGDYIMDGNPAPHDILRIMGIEALADYLIDEVQDVYRLQGVKINDKHIEVIVRQMLQKIEILDSGDTTLLKGEHVERDEFDEENAKVEARGGRPAQGEPVLLGITKASLQTRSFISAASFQETTRVLTEAAVQGKRDKLVGLKENVIVGRLIPAGTGGATSRVRRIASERDAEVIEARRAEAEAAAALAAPQPDVDQPSPEAVTLPEDRDQD, from the coding sequence ATGAACCAGGAACTTGCCACCAACCATCTGAACCCGCTGGCCCCGCCGCGGCAGTTCGACGAAATCAAGATCTCGCTGGCCAGCCCGGAGGAGATCCTCGCCTGGTCCTTCGGCGAGGTGAAGAAGCCCGAAACCATCAACTACCGCACGTTCAAGCCGGAACGTGACGGCCTCTTCTGCGCGCGCATCTTCGGTCCGATCAAGGATTACGAATGCCTCTGCGGCAAGTACAAGCGCATGAAGTATCGCGGCCTGGTCTGCGAGAAATGCGGTGTCGAGGTGACCCTGCAGAAGGTCCGCCGCGAGCGCATGGGCCATATCGAACTGGCCGCGCCCGTGGCCCATATCTGGTTCCTCAAGTCGCTGCCCTCGCGCATCGGCCTGATGCTGGACATGACGCTGCGCGATCTGGAACGGATTCTCTATTTCGAGAACTATGTCGTCATCGAGCCGGGTCTGACCGACCTGACCTATGGCCAGCTGCTGACCGAGGAGGAATTCCTCGACGCGCAGGACAACTATGGCGCCGACGCCTTCCAGGCGGATATCGGGGCCGAGGCGATCCGTGCGATGCTGGCCAATATCGATCTGGGCGCCACGGCCGAGCAGCTGCGCGAGGACCTCAAGGAGGCCACGGGCGAGCTGAAGCCCAAGAAGATCATCAAGCGCCTGAAGATCGTCGAGTCGTTCCTGGAATCAGGCAACCGTCCCGAATGGATGGTGCTGACGGTCATTCCGGTCATCCCGCCGGAACTGCGCCCGCTGGTCCCGCTGGATGGCGGTCGCTTCGCGACCTCGGACCTGAACGACCTCTATCGCCGGGTCATCAACCGCAACAACCGCCTGAAGCGGCTGATCGAGCTGCGCGCGCCCGACATCATCGTGCGCAACGAAAAGCGCATGCTGCAGGAATCGGTCGATGCGCTGTTCGACAACGGCCGTCGCGGCCGCGTCATCACGGGCAACAACCGTCGCCCGCTGAAGTCGCTGTCGGACATGCTGAAGGGCAAGCAGGGCCGCTTCCGCCAGAACCTTCTGGGCAAGCGCGTCGACTTCTCGGGCCGTTCGGTCATCGTGACCGGCCCCGAGCTGAAGCTGCATCAATGCGGCCTGCCGAAGAAGATGGCGCTCGAGCTGTTCAAGCCGTTCATCTATTCGCGGCTTGAGGCGAAGGGTCTGTCCAGCACGGTCAAGCAGGCCAAGAAGCTGGTCGAGAAGGAACGCCCCGAGGTCTGGGACATCCTGGACGAGGTCATCCGCGAGCATCCGGTTCTGCTGAACCGTGCGCCCACGCTGCACCGTCTCGGCATCCAGGCCTTCGAGCCGATCCTGATCGAGGGCAAGGCGATCCAGCTGCACCCGCTGGTCTGTTCGGCCTTCAACGCCGATTTCGACGGCGACCAGATGGCCGTGCACGTTCCGCTGAGCCTCGAGGCGCAGCTGGAAGCGCGCGTCCTGATGATGTCGACGAACAACGTCCTGTCGCCCGCCAACGGCGCGCCGATCATCGTGCCGTCGCAGGACATGGTTCTGGGTCTCTACTACACGACCATGATGCGCGAGGGGATGAAGGGCGAGGGCATGGCCTTTGCCAATATCGACGAGGTGGAACACGCCTTGTCGGCCGGCGAGGTGCATCTGCATGCCAAGATCCAGGCGCGCATCAAGCAGATCGACGAGAATGGCAACGAGGTGCTCAAGCGCTTCGAGACGACGCCGGGCCGTCTGCGCCTCGGCGCGCTGCTGCCGCTGAACGCCAAGGCACCCTTCGAGCTGGTCAACCGCCTGCTGCGCAAGAAGGACGTGCAGGTCGTCATCGACACCGTCTACCGCTACTGCGGCCAGAAGGAATCGGTGATCTTCTGCGACCAGATCATGGGTCTGGGCTTCCGCGAGGCCTTCCGCGCCGGCATCAGCTTCGGCAAGGACGACATGGTCGTGCCCGACAACAAGTGGTCGATCGTCGAGGAAGTCCAGGAGCAGGTGAAGGAGTTCGAACAGCAGTATCTGGACGGCCTCATCACCCAGGGCGAGAAGTACAACAAGGTCGTGGACGCCTGGTCGAAATGCAACGACCGCGTCACCGAATCCATGATGTCCACCATCTCGGCCAGCAAGCGCGACGATGCCGGCGCCGAGATGGAGCCGAATAGCGTCTACATGATGGCCCATTCCGGTGCCCGGGGTTCGGTCAACCAGATGAAGCAGCTGGGCGGCATGCGGGGCCTGATGGCCAAGCCCTCGGGCGAGATCATCGAGACGCCGATCATCTCGAACTTCAAGGAAGGTCTGACCGTTCTTGAATACTTCAACTCGACCCACGGTGCCCGGAAGGGTCTGTCGGACACCGCGCTCAAGACGGCGAACTCGGGCTATCTGACCCGTCGTCTGGTTGACGTGGCGCAGGACTGCATCATCCGCGAGCATGATTGCGGCACCGAGCGCGCGATCACCGCATCCGCGGCGGTCAATGACGGCGAGGTGATCAGCCCGCTCTCCGAGCGTGTTCTGGGCCGCACCGCGGCCGAGGACGTGCTGGTTCCGGGCAGCGACGAGATCATCGTGCGCGGCAACGAGGTGATCGACGAACGCAAGGCCGACGCCATCGAGGCGGCGGGCGTGCAGAGCGTGCGCATCCGTTCGGCCTTGACCTGCGAATCCGAGGACGGGATCTGCGCGCTCTGCTATGGCCGCGACCTGGCCCGCGGCACGCTGGTGAACATCGGCGAGGCTGTCGGCATCATCGCCGCGCAGTCCATCGGCGAGCCGGGCACCCAGCTGACGATGCGGACCTTCCATATCGGCGGCATCGCCCAGGGCGGACAGCAGTCCTTCCAGGCGGCCTCGCATGAAGGGACGGTCAATTTCCGCAACGAAAGCGTGCTGACCAACGCCAATGGCGAACAGATCGTGATGTCGCGCAACATGCAGATCCTGGTCATGGACGACCAGGGTCAGGAACGCGCCAGCCACAAGCTGTTCTACGGCTCCAAGCTGTTCGTGAAGGAAGGCGAGCGGGTGATCCGCGGTGCGAAGCTGTTCGAATGGGATCCCTATACCCTGCCGATCATCGCCGAAAAGGGCGGCATCGCGCGCTTCGTCGACCTGATGTCGGGCATGTCCGTGCGCGACGAGACCGACGATGCCACCGGCATGACCCAGAAGATCGTCACGGATTGGCGGTCGGCGCCCAAGGGCAACGACCTCAAGCCCGAGATCATCATCATGGACGAGGCCGGCGAGCCGGTGCGCAACGACCAGGGCAACCCGGTCAGCTATCCGATGTCGGTGGACGCGATCCTCTCGGTCGAGGACGGCCAGGAGATCCGGCCCGGCGACGTGGTGGCCCGCATCCCGCGCGAAGGCGCGCGGACCAAGGACATCACCGGCGGTCTGCCGCGCGTGGCGGAACTGTTCGAGGCCCGTCGTCCGAAGGATCACGCCATCATCGCCGAGATCGACGGCTATGTGCGCTTCGGCAAGGACTACAAGAACAAGCGCCGCATCAGCATCGAGCCGTCGGACGAGGGCAACAGCCCCGTCGAATACATGGTGCCCAAGGGCAAGCACATCCCGGTGCAGGAAGGCGACTTCGTGCAGAAGGGCGACTACATCATGGACGGCAACCCGGCGCCGCATGACATCCTGCGCATCATGGGGATCGAGGCCCTGGCCGACTATCTCATCGACGAGGTGCAGGACGTCTATCGACTGCAGGGCGTGAAAATCAACGACAAGCATATCGAGGTGATCGTCCGCCAGATGCTGCAGAAGATCGAGATCCTGGACAGCGGCGACACGACCCTGCTGAAGGGCGAGCATGTCGAGCGCGACGAGTTCGACGAGGAGAACGCCAAGGTCGAGGCCCGCGGCGGGCGTCCCGCCCAAGGCGAGCCGGTCCTCTTGGGCATCACCAAGGCCAGCCTGCAGACCCGCAGCTTCATCTCGGCCGCCTCCTTCCAGGAGACGACCCGCGTGCTGACCGAGGCTGCCGTCCAAGGCAAGCGCGACAAGCTGGTGGGCCTGAAGGAGAACGTCATCGTGGGCCGCCTGATCCCGGCGGGCACCGGTGGCGCGACCAGCCGGGTGCGCCGCATCGCATCGGAACGCGATGCCGAGGTGATCGAGGCGCGCCGCGCCGAGGCCGAGGCGGCCGCCGCCCTGGCCGCGCCGCAGCCCGATGTCGATCAGCCCAGCCCGGAGGCGGTGACCCTGCCCGAGGATCGCGACCAGGACTGA
- the rpoB gene encoding DNA-directed RNA polymerase subunit beta, which yields MAQAYVGQKRIRRYYGNIREVLEMPNLIEVQKSSYDLFLNSGEGSGHNDGDGIQGVFQSVFPIKDFNETATLEFVKYELEKPKYDVDECQQRDMTYAAPLKVTLRLIVFDVDENTGAKSVKDIKEQDVFMGDMPLMTQNGTFIVNGTERVVVSQMHRSPGVFFDHDRGKTHSSGKLLFACRIIPYRGSWLDFEFDAKDLVFARIDRRRKLPVTTLLYALGMDQEGIMDAFYQTVNYTLRREGREQGWVTRFFPERVRGTRPAYDLVNADTGEVITKAGEKVTPRLVKKLQESGEQLNLLVPFERIVGRFVAKDIVNQETGFIYAEAGDEITAEYDKQGEMNGGLLKVLLDNDITDVPVLDIDHVNVGPYIRNTMAADKNMGREGALMDIYRVMRPGEPPTVEAAQTLFNSLFFDSERYDLSAVGRVKMNMRLDLDAPDTQRTLRHEDIVACIRGLVELRDGKGEIDDIDHLGNRRVRSVGELMENQYRVGLLRMERAIRERMSGVEIDTVMPQDLINAKPAAAAVREFFGSSQLSQFMDQTNPLSEVTHKRRLSALGPGGLTRERAGFEVRDVHPTHYGRMCPIETPEGQNIGLINSLATFARVNKYGFIETPYRKVVEGQVTDDVVYMSATEEMRHTVAQANATLDADGNFTDELISTRQAGDFMLNPVDAVDLIDVSPKQLVSVAAALIPFLENDDANRALMGSNMQRQAVPLLRAEAPFVGTGMEATVARDSGAAIMARRGGVIDQVDAQRIVVRATENMGAGDAGVDIYRLRKFKRSNQSSTINQRPLVKVGEKVVANQVIADGPSTDQGELAIGRNVVVAFMPWNGYNYEDSILISERIHRDDVFTSIHIDEYEVAARDTKLGPEEITRDIPNVGEEALRNLDEAGIVYIGAEVGPGDILVGKITPKGESPMTPEEKLLRAIFGEKASDVRDTSLRLPPGAYGTIVEVRVFNRHGVDKDERALQIEREEVERLARDRDDEQAILDRNIYARLKTLILGKTAVKGPKGIKANSEITEELLGTLSRGQWWQLAVSEEDTAKEVEALNQQYDTQKKLLEARFEDKVEKVRQGDDLPPGVMKMVKVFVAVKRKLQAGDKMAGRHGNKGVVSKVVPMEDMPFLADGTPVDLVLNPLGVPSRMNVGQILETHMGWASRGLGLKIDEALEEYRRNGDMTPVREAMRIGYGDELYADTFEGMDDETLREHAGTVRTGVPIATPVFDGAKEADVNDALTRAGFDTSGQSLVFDGRTGEQFARKVTVGMKYVLKLHHLVDDKMHARSTGPYSLVTQQPLGGKAQFGGQRLGEMEVWALEAYGAAYTLQEMLTVKSDDVAGRTKVYESIVKGEDNFEAGVPESFNVLVKEVRGLGLNMELLDAEEEE from the coding sequence ATGGCGCAAGCTTATGTCGGCCAAAAGCGTATCCGTCGCTATTACGGCAATATCCGCGAAGTGCTGGAGATGCCGAACCTGATCGAGGTTCAGAAATCCTCCTATGATTTGTTCCTGAATTCGGGCGAGGGGTCGGGCCATAATGACGGCGACGGCATCCAGGGCGTCTTCCAGTCCGTGTTCCCGATCAAGGATTTCAACGAGACCGCGACGCTGGAATTCGTGAAATACGAGCTGGAAAAGCCGAAATACGACGTGGACGAGTGCCAGCAGCGCGACATGACCTATGCCGCGCCGCTGAAGGTCACGCTGCGCCTGATCGTCTTTGATGTCGACGAGAATACCGGGGCGAAATCCGTCAAGGACATCAAGGAACAGGACGTCTTCATGGGCGACATGCCCCTGATGACCCAGAACGGCACGTTCATCGTGAACGGCACCGAGCGCGTGGTCGTCAGCCAAATGCACCGCAGCCCGGGCGTGTTCTTCGACCATGACCGCGGCAAGACCCATTCCTCGGGCAAGCTGCTCTTCGCCTGCCGGATCATTCCCTATCGCGGATCCTGGCTGGATTTCGAATTCGACGCCAAGGACCTGGTCTTCGCGCGCATCGACCGCCGCCGCAAGCTGCCGGTGACGACGCTGCTCTATGCGCTCGGCATGGATCAGGAGGGCATCATGGATGCCTTCTATCAGACCGTGAACTATACCCTGCGCCGCGAGGGGCGCGAGCAGGGCTGGGTCACGCGCTTCTTCCCCGAGCGCGTGCGCGGCACCCGTCCGGCCTATGACCTGGTCAATGCCGACACGGGCGAGGTCATCACCAAGGCCGGCGAGAAGGTCACCCCCCGCCTGGTCAAGAAGCTGCAGGAATCGGGCGAACAGCTGAACCTGCTGGTCCCGTTCGAGCGTATCGTGGGCCGCTTCGTCGCCAAGGACATCGTCAACCAGGAGACCGGCTTCATCTATGCCGAGGCCGGCGACGAGATCACCGCCGAATACGACAAGCAGGGCGAGATGAACGGCGGCCTGCTGAAGGTGCTGTTGGACAATGACATCACCGATGTGCCGGTGCTGGACATCGACCATGTGAACGTGGGCCCCTATATCCGCAACACCATGGCGGCCGACAAGAACATGGGCCGCGAAGGCGCGCTGATGGACATCTACCGCGTCATGCGCCCGGGCGAGCCGCCCACCGTCGAGGCCGCGCAGACCCTGTTCAACAGCCTGTTCTTCGACAGCGAGCGCTATGACCTCTCGGCCGTGGGCCGGGTCAAGATGAACATGCGCTTGGATCTGGACGCGCCGGACACGCAGCGCACGCTGCGCCACGAGGATATCGTGGCCTGCATCCGCGGTCTGGTGGAGCTGCGAGACGGCAAGGGCGAGATCGACGACATCGACCACCTGGGCAACCGCCGGGTGCGTTCGGTCGGCGAGCTGATGGAGAACCAGTATCGCGTGGGCCTGCTGCGCATGGAGCGTGCCATCCGCGAGCGCATGTCCGGCGTCGAGATCGACACCGTGATGCCGCAGGACCTGATCAACGCCAAGCCCGCGGCGGCGGCGGTGCGTGAATTCTTCGGCTCCAGCCAGCTGTCGCAGTTCATGGACCAGACCAACCCGCTGTCCGAAGTGACGCACAAGCGTCGCCTCTCGGCCCTTGGGCCGGGCGGTCTGACGCGCGAGCGTGCGGGCTTCGAGGTCCGCGACGTCCACCCGACCCATTACGGCCGGATGTGCCCGATCGAGACGCCGGAAGGCCAGAACATCGGCCTGATAAACAGCCTGGCGACCTTTGCCCGGGTGAACAAGTACGGCTTCATCGAGACCCCCTATCGCAAGGTGGTCGAGGGTCAGGTGACCGATGACGTGGTCTACATGTCCGCCACCGAGGAGATGCGCCACACCGTCGCCCAAGCCAACGCGACCCTGGACGCCGATGGCAACTTTACCGACGAGCTGATCAGCACCCGCCAGGCGGGCGACTTCATGCTGAACCCGGTGGATGCGGTCGACCTGATCGACGTATCGCCCAAGCAGCTGGTCTCGGTCGCCGCGGCGCTGATCCCGTTCTTGGAGAACGACGACGCCAACCGCGCGCTGATGGGGTCGAACATGCAGCGTCAGGCGGTTCCGCTGCTGCGGGCCGAGGCGCCCTTCGTCGGCACCGGCATGGAGGCGACCGTCGCCCGCGATTCCGGCGCCGCCATCATGGCGCGTCGCGGCGGCGTGATCGACCAGGTCGATGCGCAGCGCATCGTGGTCCGGGCGACCGAGAACATGGGCGCGGGCGATGCGGGCGTGGACATCTATCGTCTGCGCAAGTTCAAGCGCTCGAACCAGTCCTCGACCATCAACCAGCGTCCGCTGGTCAAGGTGGGCGAGAAGGTCGTGGCCAACCAGGTCATCGCGGACGGTCCCTCGACCGACCAGGGCGAACTGGCCATCGGCCGGAACGTGGTCGTGGCCTTCATGCCCTGGAACGGCTACAACTACGAGGACTCGATCCTGATTTCCGAGCGGATCCACCGCGACGACGTGTTCACCTCGATCCATATCGATGAATACGAAGTGGCGGCCCGCGACACCAAGCTGGGGCCGGAGGAGATCACCCGCGACATCCCGAACGTGGGCGAAGAGGCCCTGCGCAACCTCGACGAGGCCGGCATCGTCTATATCGGTGCCGAGGTCGGGCCGGGCGACATTCTGGTGGGCAAGATCACCCCGAAGGGTGAGAGCCCGATGACGCCGGAAGAGAAGCTTCTGCGCGCCATCTTCGGCGAGAAGGCTTCGGACGTGCGGGACACTTCGCTGCGTCTGCCGCCGGGTGCCTATGGCACGATCGTCGAGGTGCGGGTCTTCAACCGGCACGGCGTCGACAAGGACGAGCGTGCGCTGCAGATCGAGCGCGAGGAAGTCGAGCGTCTGGCCCGCGACCGGGACGACGAGCAGGCGATCCTCGACCGCAACATCTATGCCCGCCTCAAAACCCTGATCCTCGGCAAGACCGCGGTGAAGGGGCCGAAGGGCATCAAGGCGAATAGCGAGATCACCGAGGAACTGCTGGGCACGCTGTCGCGCGGTCAGTGGTGGCAGCTGGCCGTGTCGGAAGAGGACACCGCCAAGGAAGTCGAGGCGCTGAACCAGCAATACGACACCCAAAAGAAGCTGCTTGAGGCTCGCTTCGAGGACAAGGTCGAGAAGGTCCGTCAGGGCGACGACCTGCCGCCGGGCGTGATGAAGATGGTCAAGGTCTTCGTCGCCGTGAAGCGCAAGCTTCAGGCTGGGGACAAGATGGCCGGTCGTCACGGCAACAAGGGCGTCGTGTCCAAGGTCGTCCCGATGGAGGACATGCCGTTCCTTGCGGACGGCACTCCGGTCGACCTGGTGCTGAACCCGCTCGGCGTGCCGTCGCGGATGAACGTCGGGCAGATCCTCGAGACCCACATGGGTTGGGCATCGCGCGGCCTTGGCCTCAAGATCGACGAGGCGCTGGAAGAGTATCGCCGCAACGGCGACATGACTCCGGTGCGCGAGGCGATGCGGATCGGCTATGGCGACGAGCTCTATGCGGACACGTTCGAGGGCATGGACGACGAGACGCTGCGTGAGCATGCCGGAACGGTGCGGACGGGTGTTCCCATCGCGACGCCGGTCTTCGACGGCGCCAAGGAAGCGGACGTCAACGACGCGCTGACGCGGGCGGGCTTCGACACGTCGGGTCAGTCTCTGGTCTTCGATGGCCGCACCGGCGAGCAGTTCGCGCGCAAGGTCACCGTGGGGATGAAGTATGTCCTCAAGCTGCACCACCTTGTCGATGACAAGATGCACGCCCGCTCAACCGGGCCGTACAGCCTGGTGACGCAGCAGCCTCTGGGCGGCAAGGCGCAGTTCGGTGGTCAGCGTCTCGGCGAGATGGAGGTCTGGGCGCTGGAAGCGTACGGCGCCGCCTACACGCTGCAGGAGATGCTGACGGTCAAGTCGGACGACGTTGCCGGCCGGACCAAGGTCTACGAGTCCATCGTCAAGGGCGAGGACAACTTCGAGGCCGGCGTCCCGGAAAGCTTCAACGTGCTGGTCAAGGAGGTCCGGGGTCTGGGCCTCAACATGGAACTCCTGGATGCGGAGGAGGAGGAGTGA
- the rplL gene encoding 50S ribosomal protein L7/L12: MADLKKLAEEIVGLTLLEAQELKTILKDEYGIEPAAGGAVMMAGPAAAAEAAEEKTEFDVVLVEAGANKINVIKEVRGITGLGLKEAKDLVEAGGKVKEGASKADAEEMKKKLEAAGAKVELK, from the coding sequence ATGGCTGATCTGAAGAAACTCGCCGAAGAAATCGTGGGCCTGACCCTGCTGGAAGCCCAGGAACTGAAGACCATCCTGAAGGATGAATACGGCATCGAGCCCGCCGCCGGCGGCGCCGTGATGATGGCTGGCCCGGCTGCTGCCGCCGAAGCCGCCGAAGAGAAGACCGAATTCGACGTCGTCCTGGTCGAAGCCGGCGCCAACAAGATCAACGTGATCAAGGAAGTGCGCGGCATCACCGGTCTGGGCCTGAAAGAAGCCAAGGACCTGGTCGAAGCCGGTGGCAAGGTCAAGGAAGGCGCTTCCAAGGCCGATGCCGAGGAAATGAAGAAGAAGCTCGAAGCGGCTGGCGCCAAGGTCGAGCTGAAGTAA
- the rplJ gene encoding 50S ribosomal protein L10: MDRAQKEQVVDELGQIFESSGVVVVAHYEGMTVAHMQDLRARMREAGGSVRVAKNKLAKIALEGKPCASIADYLTGMTVITYSEDPTAAARIADKYAKDNDRFVILGGAMGDSALDPAGVKAVASMPSRDELIAQIVSCLGAPASNIAGAIGAPASNIASILTTLEEREAA, from the coding sequence GTGGATAGAGCACAAAAAGAACAGGTGGTCGACGAGCTCGGCCAGATCTTTGAAAGCTCTGGCGTCGTGGTGGTTGCCCACTACGAGGGGATGACGGTTGCACATATGCAGGACCTCCGCGCGCGCATGCGCGAAGCGGGTGGTTCGGTTCGCGTTGCCAAGAACAAGCTCGCCAAGATCGCCCTGGAAGGTAAGCCTTGCGCCAGCATCGCCGACTACCTGACGGGCATGACCGTGATCACCTATTCGGAGGATCCGACCGCAGCTGCGCGGATCGCCGACAAGTATGCCAAGGATAACGATCGTTTCGTGATCCTGGGCGGTGCGATGGGTGATTCGGCTCTGGATCCGGCCGGTGTGAAAGCCGTCGCCTCCATGCCGTCGCGTGACGAGCTCATCGCTCAGATCGTGTCGTGCCTGGGTGCGCCTGCCTCGAACATCGCCGGTGCCATTGGCGCGCCTGCTTCGAACATCGCGAGCATCCTCACGACCCTCGAGGAACGTGAGGCTGCGTAA
- the rplA gene encoding 50S ribosomal protein L1, giving the protein MAKLSKKKAAAREAFEGKANLTVEDAVKLVKSQASAKFDETVEIALNLGVDPRHADQMVRGVVTLPAGTGKDVRVAVFARGPKADEAKAAGADIVGAEDLMETIQSGKIEFDRCIATPDMMPLVGRLGKILGPRNLMPNPKVGTVTMDVKSAVEAAKGGEVQFKAEKAGVVHAGIGKVSFDEDKLAQNLRAFVEAVSRAKPTGAKGTYMKKVSISSTMGPGVSVDVVSATAN; this is encoded by the coding sequence ATGGCAAAGCTGTCCAAGAAAAAAGCCGCCGCCCGCGAAGCCTTCGAAGGCAAGGCCAACCTGACCGTCGAGGACGCCGTCAAGCTGGTCAAGTCGCAGGCCTCGGCCAAGTTCGACGAGACCGTCGAGATCGCGCTGAACCTGGGCGTCGACCCGCGCCATGCCGACCAGATGGTCCGCGGCGTCGTGACCCTGCCCGCAGGCACCGGCAAGGACGTCCGCGTCGCCGTCTTCGCCCGTGGCCCCAAGGCTGACGAAGCCAAGGCCGCCGGTGCGGACATCGTCGGCGCCGAGGACCTGATGGAGACCATCCAGTCCGGCAAGATCGAGTTCGACCGTTGCATCGCGACGCCGGACATGATGCCGCTGGTCGGTCGCCTCGGCAAGATCCTGGGCCCGCGCAACCTGATGCCGAACCCCAAGGTCGGCACGGTGACGATGGACGTGAAATCGGCCGTCGAGGCCGCCAAGGGCGGCGAGGTCCAGTTCAAGGCCGAAAAGGCCGGGGTGGTGCATGCGGGCATCGGCAAGGTGTCCTTCGACGAGGACAAGCTGGCCCAGAACCTGCGCGCCTTCGTCGAGGCCGTCAGCCGTGCCAAGCCGACCGGCGCCAAGGGCACCTACATGAAAAAGGTCTCGATCAGCTCGACCATGGGTCCGGGCGTGTCGGTGGACGTCGTTTCGGCGACCGCCAACTGA
- the rplK gene encoding 50S ribosomal protein L11: protein MAKKVVGSLKLQIKAGQANPSPPVGPALGQRGINIMAFCKEFNAKTQEMEQGAPVPVVITYYADKSFSFETKTPPASFLLKKAAGLKPVGKRNRAKGSEKPGRATAGTVTVKQVREIAETKMADLSANDIDAAMKIIVGSARSIGIEVKG, encoded by the coding sequence ATGGCCAAGAAAGTTGTCGGCAGCCTGAAGCTGCAAATCAAGGCGGGTCAGGCGAACCCGTCGCCCCCCGTCGGCCCGGCCCTGGGTCAGCGCGGGATCAACATCATGGCGTTCTGCAAGGAATTCAACGCCAAGACTCAGGAGATGGAGCAGGGCGCCCCGGTGCCTGTCGTCATCACCTATTACGCGGACAAGTCCTTCAGCTTCGAGACCAAGACGCCGCCCGCGTCCTTCCTGCTGAAGAAGGCCGCCGGCCTGAAGCCCGTGGGCAAGCGCAACCGCGCCAAGGGTTCGGAAAAGCCGGGCCGTGCCACCGCCGGCACCGTGACCGTCAAGCAGGTCCGCGAGATCGCCGAGACCAAGATGGCCGACCTGTCGGCGAATGACATCGACGCGGCAATGAAGATCATCGTGGGTTCCGCCCGGTCGATCGGTATCGAGGTGAAAGGCTAA
- the nusG gene encoding transcription termination/antitermination protein NusG: protein MAKRWYSVSVLSNFEKKVAEAIRQSVAEKGLEDHIDEVLVPTEEVIEIRRGKKVTSERRFMPGYVLVHMEMSDRTYHLVNSINRVTGFLGAQGKPMPMRDDEVNAMLNRSGDGEPVAPRNLIRFDVGEKVNVTDGPFEGFSGMVEEVDEISSRVKVTVSIFGRPTPVELEFTQVSKTA from the coding sequence ATGGCAAAGCGTTGGTATTCGGTCAGCGTCCTGTCGAACTTCGAAAAGAAGGTCGCAGAGGCGATTCGCCAGTCCGTCGCCGAGAAGGGTCTTGAGGATCACATCGACGAGGTGCTGGTCCCCACCGAGGAGGTGATCGAGATCCGCCGCGGCAAGAAGGTGACCTCGGAACGCCGCTTCATGCCCGGCTATGTGCTGGTGCATATGGAGATGTCGGACCGGACCTATCACCTGGTGAACTCGATCAACCGGGTCACCGGCTTTCTCGGCGCGCAGGGCAAGCCCATGCCGATGCGCGACGACGAGGTGAACGCGATGCTGAACCGGTCGGGCGACGGCGAACCCGTCGCACCGCGCAACCTGATCCGCTTCGACGTGGGCGAGAAGGTGAACGTGACCGACGGTCCGTTCGAGGGCTTCTCGGGCATGGTCGAGGAGGTCGACGAAATCTCGTCGCGGGTCAAGGTCACCGTGTCGATCTTTGGCCGGCCCACGCCGGTCGAACTGGAATTCACGCAGGTCTCCAAGACCGCGTGA